From a single Lewinella sp. LCG006 genomic region:
- a CDS encoding DUF4331 family protein produces MTFSNKFFATLTMLLLCVFAFSSCDDDEMMDDDFDFTGVYDQADQKGRPAINTVFVSESRKDEFNETTPSAMGAAFASAFEARLLALNAGYTTNALGLDATTFTSVLATDVLSVATDKPTTFFDGTNVLTGRALADDVIDVELLLIFGGPDGTANPGLTSDNVDANDKAFSTSFPYLASPW; encoded by the coding sequence ATGACTTTTTCCAATAAATTTTTCGCAACGCTCACCATGCTGTTGCTCTGTGTATTCGCTTTCTCTTCTTGTGATGATGATGAAATGATGGATGACGACTTCGACTTCACCGGCGTATATGACCAGGCCGATCAAAAGGGCCGTCCTGCCATCAATACCGTATTCGTAAGCGAAAGCCGTAAAGACGAATTCAATGAGACGACTCCTAGCGCGATGGGAGCTGCTTTTGCGAGTGCTTTTGAAGCGCGCTTGCTGGCCCTAAACGCTGGTTATACCACCAATGCACTCGGACTAGATGCAACAACGTTCACCTCTGTTTTAGCAACGGATGTACTTTCTGTTGCCACCGATAAGCCAACAACTTTCTTCGACGGTACCAACGTACTGACTGGTCGTGCCTTGGCTGATGATGTAATCGACGTAGAATTGCTACTCATCTTTGGTGGTCCTGACGGAACGGCTAATCCTGGTCTTACTTCTGATAATGTTGATGCCAATGACAAGGCATTCTCTACCAGCTTTCCTTACCTGGCTAGCCCTTGGTAG
- a CDS encoding DUF4331 family protein, translating to MTKFKITLLTLASMAVGFVLFLSADHIDAPKVTNTGQDIADYFAFQNPNNNDNLVFVATVQGLLSPGATANAAFDENTLIEFNIDNDGDNVEDLVIQAIARDGKMIVFGPVAPSMKGTESSIMSDANRVETEITVYGETMKTATNNGVTVFAGPRDDPFFFDLGAYSAILGGTATGFSNPGTDTFAGTNVLAVVVEVPKSQLGNAATLNTWVETKLKR from the coding sequence ATGACTAAGTTCAAAATCACCCTACTCACTTTGGCCTCCATGGCAGTGGGTTTCGTATTATTTCTTTCTGCCGATCACATTGACGCACCTAAGGTGACCAATACCGGACAGGACATTGCGGATTACTTCGCTTTCCAAAATCCTAACAATAACGACAACCTTGTTTTTGTCGCTACTGTACAAGGTCTTTTATCTCCTGGTGCAACGGCCAATGCGGCCTTTGACGAAAACACCCTCATCGAATTCAATATCGATAATGATGGCGATAACGTAGAAGACCTCGTGATTCAGGCCATTGCTCGCGATGGTAAGATGATCGTTTTTGGCCCAGTAGCTCCTTCTATGAAGGGGACAGAAAGCTCCATCATGTCGGATGCTAACCGCGTAGAAACCGAGATCACCGTTTATGGAGAAACCATGAAAACGGCTACTAACAACGGTGTAACGGTATTCGCTGGCCCTCGTGATGATCCCTTCTTTTTCGATCTAGGTGCATATTCTGCTATTCTGGGTGGTACGGCCACTGGTTTTAGCAACCCTGGTACCGACACCTTTGCGGGTACCAACGTGCTGGCGGTAGTTGTTGAAGTTCCTAAGTCTCAATTAGGAAACGCCGCTACATTGAACACTTGGGTAGAGACCAAACTGAAGCGCTAA
- a CDS encoding DUF3817 domain-containing protein, with translation MILSTPLGRLRLIAIAEGISYLLFALTMPMKYMMDITGPNKVVGMAHGFLFLLYIVLVLQCAYLFKWSWKVTGLALLASIIPGGTFYAPAKWFGDAENSRV, from the coding sequence ATGATCTTATCCACCCCTCTTGGTCGCCTTCGCCTTATCGCTATTGCTGAAGGGATCAGTTATCTGCTCTTTGCTCTTACCATGCCAATGAAATACATGATGGATATCACCGGCCCTAATAAAGTGGTAGGCATGGCGCATGGTTTTCTATTTCTCTTGTACATCGTATTGGTGTTGCAGTGTGCCTATCTTTTCAAGTGGTCTTGGAAGGTAACCGGCTTGGCGCTCTTAGCTTCTATTATTCCCGGCGGTACCTTTTATGCACCCGCAAAGTGGTTTGGTGACGCTGAAAATAGCAGGGTGTAG
- a CDS encoding solute:sodium symporter family transporter, producing MQLITFLGFTILVGVIAYYATRKTDETSADGYFLGGRSLTAVVIAGSLLLTNLSTEQIIGLNGQAYTEGLLVMAWETLAAIAMVVTAIFLLPRYLKGGLTTIPQFLFNRYDKTTKTIASALFLSGYVVVLLPIVLYSGAVAFSSMFDLPEVLGISRIQSIWACVWGIGIIGSIYAIFGGLKAVAVSDTVNAVGLLIGGIMIPFFGLAYIGDGSVAAGFSELINSNPDKFNSIGDAAATVPFATIFTGMMLVQVFYWGTNQAIIQRALGAKNLEEGQKGLILASFVKILGPLILVIPGIIAFHIFGDTLAKPDEAYPRLVSEVLPAALVGFFAAVLFGAILSSFNSALNSSVTLFGLDIYKEYFKKDATEHQVVKAGKMFGILLAVLAMFIAPLIDNAPDGLFGYLQEVNGCYSIPILTIIIVGYLTKRVPAIAAKIGILSGVILYSISQFILKPQLVQKAVASAEAAGITGKELAYVEAGAYPHFLHVMAILFVLNILIMLTIGRFYPRTVNYQLEYTNQVDITPWKYVNQVGIAICLIVLLIYLYFSPLMA from the coding sequence ATGCAACTCATAACCTTTTTAGGGTTTACAATTTTGGTAGGCGTAATTGCCTATTACGCAACACGAAAGACAGACGAAACCTCAGCCGATGGCTATTTTCTTGGCGGGAGGAGCCTAACGGCAGTCGTAATTGCTGGTTCTTTGTTGTTAACCAATTTATCGACAGAACAAATTATTGGTCTGAATGGTCAGGCTTATACCGAAGGTCTTTTGGTCATGGCCTGGGAAACCCTAGCCGCCATTGCGATGGTTGTAACGGCTATTTTTTTATTGCCTCGCTATCTGAAAGGTGGTCTTACAACGATTCCGCAATTTCTATTCAATCGTTATGACAAAACGACCAAGACCATTGCTTCGGCCTTGTTCCTGTCTGGTTATGTGGTGGTTTTACTACCCATTGTTTTGTATTCTGGCGCCGTAGCCTTCAGCTCGATGTTTGATTTACCGGAGGTTTTGGGTATTTCCAGAATCCAATCGATCTGGGCTTGTGTATGGGGCATTGGAATTATTGGTTCTATTTATGCCATTTTTGGAGGATTAAAAGCTGTAGCCGTCTCCGATACGGTAAATGCGGTGGGGCTTTTAATTGGTGGAATAATGATTCCATTTTTTGGCTTGGCCTATATTGGTGACGGAAGTGTCGCTGCTGGTTTTTCAGAATTAATAAATAGTAATCCCGACAAATTCAACTCCATTGGAGATGCGGCGGCTACGGTTCCTTTTGCGACCATCTTTACCGGAATGATGCTGGTTCAGGTCTTTTATTGGGGTACCAACCAAGCAATTATTCAACGTGCCTTAGGAGCCAAGAACTTAGAAGAAGGGCAGAAAGGCTTGATTTTGGCGAGTTTCGTAAAAATTCTGGGACCACTCATTTTGGTGATACCCGGAATTATCGCTTTTCATATTTTTGGCGATACGCTGGCAAAACCAGATGAGGCTTATCCTCGGTTAGTAAGTGAAGTGTTACCCGCTGCTTTGGTAGGCTTCTTTGCCGCCGTCTTGTTTGGTGCCATCTTGAGTTCCTTCAACAGTGCCTTGAACAGCTCCGTAACCCTTTTCGGACTGGATATTTATAAAGAATACTTTAAGAAAGACGCCACGGAACACCAGGTGGTAAAAGCCGGGAAAATGTTTGGCATATTGCTGGCCGTGCTAGCCATGTTTATTGCGCCACTGATTGACAATGCCCCAGATGGTTTATTCGGGTATCTACAAGAAGTCAACGGTTGTTACAGCATCCCTATCCTTACCATTATCATCGTGGGTTATCTAACGAAAAGAGTACCTGCAATTGCGGCAAAGATTGGTATTCTATCGGGTGTAATTCTCTACTCTATCAGCCAGTTTATTCTAAAGCCTCAGTTGGTACAAAAAGCCGTTGCTAGTGCCGAAGCGGCAGGTATCACAGGAAAAGAGCTGGCCTATGTAGAAGCGGGTGCATATCCCCACTTCCTACACGTTATGGCCATTTTATTTGTGCTTAATATCCTGATCATGCTGACCATTGGTCGTTTCTACCCAAGAACGGTAAACTACCAATTGGAATACACCAATCAGGTTGATATTACCCCTTGGAAATATGTCAACCAGGTAGGAATAGCAATATGTCTTATTGTATTGTTGATTTACCTCTACTTTTCGCCTTTAATGGCGTAA
- a CDS encoding PAS domain S-box protein, which translates to MGNKLPAKNLDEQRYRALIDNTPEVVIIFDVELGRFIEANKAALTLLKFSREEFLQLGPSDISLKHYQGVPAAAKIEVYIQQALNGGNPSFEWIHLDRDGQKIPCEIRLIRFPPYDRPIVRASIIDLTEKKRIKRALIESEERLKLALKAAGLGCFDWSPMENLTHWDKRMHDLFGLDPSDPIDRSIFFFQSIHQDDREWLQERFKTMLAQGSDMNTFESKFRIIRNGNTAHMVSAGIIMRTTTGEVQRLIGTMQDVTERVSINEQLKNQATLLNIVSDAIIITDTKYAVLYWNKAAEKMYGWTAEEVIGQPLRKVLATKYPDSEKEEDIAAIFTKEGTWNGEVIQTNRQGKELSVLASITALKNEYGEITGAIGVNRDITQRKEAEQTLKDREERFRTVFNQQFQIMVLLSPEGRVIEINDLPFKIGGAQEDYIGAYIWETPAWVKLPEWQTIIKAQVFKAGQIQETLIAEDAYMNTKGELRWADAAYTAIRNENGEVRYILVQASDITERKQTQAKLAQTQQALSELTNRFQISTQAAKIGIWDWNVQDDLLLWDETMQEIYGISSHERSIQIKDWQEYVHPDDVAIFQEMIQLHSLGQKKLLNTAFRIQRTDGAIRNIKAVGSIQRNEQGSVVRIIGTNWDITQEKEAEQERIRSRQLEARNKELEQFAYVASHDLQEPLRTVISFVGLLKRGYQDKLDERGNEYLKFVVDASVRMSQLIKGLLEYSRIGSNRQLTQVDINDLIQNILDDLSAQINQTKADITVYPMPNIMGYKTELRLLFQNLISNAIKFRKTDQSPIIQIGVIDEKSHWHFSVKDQGIGVDPVFKEQIFSLFQRLHGIEKYEGTGIGLAHCQKIVELHGGKIGVDSQLHQGSTFHFSISKSIKALD; encoded by the coding sequence ATGGGAAATAAATTACCAGCAAAAAACCTAGATGAACAACGCTATCGCGCGTTAATTGACAATACACCAGAAGTAGTGATCATCTTTGATGTTGAATTGGGTCGATTTATCGAAGCCAATAAAGCTGCTTTGACTTTACTTAAATTTTCTCGGGAAGAATTTCTCCAACTAGGTCCATCAGATATTAGTCTTAAACATTACCAGGGAGTACCCGCTGCTGCTAAAATCGAGGTGTATATCCAACAAGCCTTGAATGGTGGCAACCCTTCCTTTGAATGGATTCACCTTGATCGTGATGGTCAGAAAATTCCTTGTGAAATTCGTTTGATTCGATTCCCGCCCTATGACCGCCCCATCGTTCGAGCCAGTATCATTGATTTAACAGAGAAAAAAAGAATAAAACGAGCACTGATAGAAAGTGAAGAACGGCTTAAGCTTGCCTTAAAAGCAGCAGGCTTGGGGTGCTTTGATTGGAGCCCCATGGAAAACCTGACACACTGGGACAAGCGTATGCACGATTTATTTGGCCTAGATCCCTCCGACCCAATTGATAGGAGTATCTTCTTTTTCCAGTCTATCCATCAGGATGATAGAGAGTGGCTTCAAGAACGGTTTAAAACAATGCTAGCTCAAGGAAGTGACATGAACACCTTCGAGAGCAAGTTTCGAATAATAAGAAATGGCAATACTGCACATATGGTATCTGCCGGAATCATCATGCGTACTACTACTGGTGAAGTTCAACGGCTCATCGGAACGATGCAAGATGTGACCGAGCGGGTATCAATCAATGAACAATTAAAGAACCAAGCTACTCTTCTTAATATAGTATCTGATGCGATCATTATTACAGACACGAAGTATGCTGTCCTCTACTGGAACAAAGCAGCCGAAAAAATGTACGGATGGACAGCGGAAGAAGTAATTGGTCAACCGTTGCGAAAAGTACTCGCTACAAAATATCCCGACAGTGAGAAAGAGGAGGATATTGCTGCCATTTTCACCAAAGAAGGAACCTGGAATGGAGAGGTTATCCAGACCAATAGACAAGGTAAAGAGCTTTCAGTCTTAGCTTCCATCACTGCGCTGAAAAATGAATACGGAGAAATAACCGGGGCCATTGGCGTCAATCGTGATATTACCCAACGTAAAGAAGCTGAACAAACTTTAAAAGATCGAGAAGAACGGTTTCGCACGGTATTTAATCAGCAGTTTCAGATCATGGTGCTCCTCTCGCCAGAAGGGCGCGTTATCGAAATAAATGATTTACCGTTTAAGATCGGCGGGGCACAGGAAGATTATATTGGTGCCTATATTTGGGAAACGCCTGCTTGGGTAAAACTCCCTGAATGGCAAACGATTATTAAAGCCCAAGTCTTTAAAGCAGGCCAAATCCAGGAGACGCTAATTGCCGAAGATGCCTACATGAACACCAAGGGAGAACTGCGCTGGGCTGATGCCGCTTATACTGCAATTCGTAACGAAAATGGGGAAGTTAGATACATCTTGGTACAGGCGTCGGACATCACGGAACGAAAACAAACGCAAGCCAAACTCGCCCAAACCCAGCAAGCACTTTCAGAATTAACGAATCGGTTCCAAATCTCTACGCAGGCCGCCAAAATAGGGATTTGGGATTGGAATGTACAGGATGACCTCTTGCTCTGGGACGAAACCATGCAAGAGATTTACGGTATTTCTAGCCATGAACGTTCCATTCAAATAAAAGATTGGCAAGAATATGTGCATCCTGATGATGTAGCTATTTTCCAGGAAATGATCCAATTGCATTCGCTTGGGCAAAAAAAACTGCTCAACACAGCCTTCCGAATTCAACGTACGGATGGGGCTATTCGTAATATCAAAGCTGTTGGTAGTATTCAACGTAATGAACAGGGGAGCGTCGTCCGAATTATTGGCACCAACTGGGATATTACCCAAGAAAAAGAAGCAGAACAAGAGCGAATTCGCTCTCGTCAATTGGAAGCCCGCAACAAAGAACTTGAACAGTTTGCCTACGTCGCCTCCCACGATTTACAAGAACCCCTCCGCACTGTTATCAGCTTTGTGGGCTTACTCAAACGTGGCTATCAAGATAAATTAGATGAACGGGGCAATGAGTATCTTAAGTTTGTGGTTGATGCATCCGTTCGTATGAGCCAATTGATCAAAGGTTTGCTGGAATATTCCCGAATCGGCTCCAATCGTCAACTTACACAGGTGGATATTAATGATTTGATTCAAAATATTCTCGACGACTTATCTGCGCAAATTAACCAGACCAAAGCTGATATTACTGTTTACCCGATGCCTAACATCATGGGCTATAAAACGGAGCTAAGATTGTTATTCCAAAACCTTATCTCCAATGCTATCAAGTTCCGTAAAACGGACCAGTCTCCCATTATTCAGATAGGTGTAATAGATGAAAAAAGTCACTGGCATTTTAGCGTAAAAGACCAAGGTATTGGTGTAGATCCAGTGTTCAAGGAACAGATATTTTCCTTGTTTCAACGACTACACGGCATAGAAAAATACGAAGGTACGGGCATTGGCCTGGCGCATTGCCAAAAAATTGTCGAACTACACGGAGGAAAAATAGGAGTAGATTCACAACTTCATCAGGGAAGTACCTTCCATTTCAGTATTTCCAAATCCATAAAAGCACTCGATTAA